One window from the genome of Yamadazyma tenuis chromosome 7, complete sequence encodes:
- the SNT1 gene encoding DNA-binding protein snt1 (EggNog:ENOG503P3F7; COG:K) — protein sequence MTSNAANGPSYSSYSSYNNPKYNSYYPSYGSYNTFKRDSTNQDSSVGIPGETTGIANSYSSRPNTGNRGSLSNSIPKRDRSRNNSVLNVKRADTYYPSNSYFNKSQVDHYSTKKKYPPNQSYSNQSYYDSSSYYGYKKGYEYSNTYPEDDYRRENSKYEDHYKDPSVNPREEERDPEDRQIRDQSHDVNEEDEEDEEDGDEDKDDNNEDSLIGTNGDNSRVNETFEGDSPKPMDDDSDNYEGNENYSMEVDAPQKNLEPGKDLKIKEQTPLPETTLDEDEEDGVTTAKNGQQEVCKFPSNKLDAMLDDLKTEFEEKKEPQKYSAVIDEIKELPSYRRNLKLYQYQKPQLLNYLKTHNSQVKIYTQNLWKEYKSWNEKWEHEGTFMEQQLRVLHPPNDEMKKEIEGADIRIKYQDNTGSVAPSTPSNGSSNLEDPTVTGGFGNRRSSRRHGDLVTTEAEFEEVLKNLTKQDDEDPMLKALRVSAYVPDLLLDPNEGILLNFMDSNNLVKDKAEWATRVRTEFFDNFSPEEHVLFCDGFVKYPKKFGYISKYMGGLRTTGECVIHYYLTKKGVNYKNLVMQYKKKTSKKNVIKKKPKSRNTSVNQTPIEATPEPHDTFEEVGKDEFVPADKDLKPDVLDPALPIPQPVGHNTDAFGEELFTETGRRKRAAAPTFEEQATKKQHTEPQLNSPTQSQVIEVKKKPRKKKDDNETPLTPKDTPKEEETDDSQVNGDGKDKNRKTISSYWSITEASEFPVLLKEHGTKWTTIADKLSTKTATMVRNYFQRNAEKYRLLEVAQEADKKLEEKFAAVLSKPETDETVNVTVKQELAFPIQPHQLIAPRTQIPPQPQMLPSASQVYQTPPQIQMQPFNKPSIGALITHEAHPDVHKPSIMSLLNSDSPVTNESSQKTPTTDIPIAPELIDAQPKRNNINTLLNSPSSSSQLDESNRGEYSKMPKLSTILADSSNDNN from the coding sequence ATGACCAGTAACGCGGCCAATGGACCAAGTTACTCTTCATATTCATCTTACAATAACCCCAAATATAACAGCTATTATCCAAGTTATGGGAGCTACAACACTTTCAAGCGTGACAGTACAAATCAGGACTCAAGTGTGGGGATACCAGGTGAAACCACAGGTATTGCCAACTCCTATTCTTCAAGGCCAAATACAGGCAATAGAGGCTCTTTATCGAACTCTATACCAAAACGAGATAGGTCCAGGAACAACTCTGTGTTGAATGTCAAGCGTGCGGACACTTACTATCCCTCCAACTCCTATTTTAACAAGTCCCAGGTTGATCATTATTCGACTAAGAAAAAGTATCCACCTAACCAATCGTACTCAAATCAAAGTTATTATGATTCCAGCAGTTATTATGGCTACAAGAAGGGGTATGAGTACTCCAACACATATCCCGAGGATGATTATAGAAGAGAGAATTCCAAGTACGAAGATCACTACAAAGACCCCTCTGTCAACCCtagagaagaagaacgtGATCCTGAGGATCGCCAAATTCGTGACCAAAGTCATGACGtaaatgaagaagatgaggaagatgaagaagacggGGACGAAGACAAGGATGATAATAACGAAGATAGTCTAATAGGAACAAATGGGGATAATTCGAGAGTCAATGAGACCTTTGAAGGAGATTCTCCAAAACCCATGGACGACGACTCCGATAACTACGAAGGGAATGAAAACTACTCTATGGAGGTCGATGCTCCACAAAAGAACCTTGAGCCTGgaaaggatttgaagatcaaagaACAGACCCCTCTACCGGAGACGACgttggatgaagatgaagaagatggagtTACTACAGCCAAAAATGGACAACAAGAGGTTTGTAAGTTTCCTTCTAATAAGCTAGATGCAATGCtcgatgatttgaagacagagtttgaagagaaaaaaGAGCCCCAGAAATACCTGGCTGTTATCGACGAAATCAAAGAGCTTCCTTCTTATAGAAGAAATCTCAAACTTTACCAATACCAGAAGCCTCAGTTACTTAATTACTTGAAAACCCATAATCTGCAAGTTAAAATTTATACCCAAAACTTGTGGAAGGAGTATAAAAGCTGGAATGAAAAATGGGAACACGAAGGAACTTTCATGGAACAACAATTGCGGGTTTTACATCCTCCTAATGATgaaatgaagaaggaaatcGAGGGAGCCGATATAAGAATAAAATATCAGGATAATACTGGTTCTGTTGCTCCTTCAACCCCTTCTAATGGTTCCTCCAACTTAGAAGACCCTACTGTTACtggtggttttggaaaCCGACGCTCTTCTAGAAGACATGGTGACTTGGTCACAACAGAAGCTGAGTTCGAAGaggttttgaaaaatttaaCCAAGCAAGATGACGAGGATCCTATGCTAAAAGCTTTAAGGGTATCGGCATATGTTCCAGATTTATTACTTGACCCTAACGAAGGaatattgttgaacttcatgGATTCTAACAACCTTGTCAAGGATAAAGCCGAGTGGGCTACTAGAGTTCGTACAGAATTCTTTGACAACTTCTCCCCTGAAGAACATGTCCTATTCTGTGATGGTTTCGTTAAGTACccaaagaagtttggtTATATTTCCAAGTATATGGGTGGTCTTAGAACGACCGGCGAATGTGTGATTCACTACTACTTGACAAAGAAAGGTGTGAACTATAAGAATTTGGTAATGCagtacaagaagaaaactaGCAAGAAAAATgttatcaagaagaagccaaaatcaagaaacacTTCAGTGAACCAGACGCCTATTGAAGCTACTCCAGAGCCGCATGATacctttgaagaagttggtaaGGATGAATTTGTTCCAGCAGACAAAGACCTCAAACCTGATGTTTTGGATCCAGCTTTACCTATACCTCAACCGGTTGGACACAACACAGATgcttttggagaagaattGTTCACAGAAACTgggagaagaaagagagcTGCAGCTCCTacctttgaagaacaagcaaCCAAAAAGCAACATACCGAACCCCAGCTAAACTCTCCAACTCAGTCTCAGGTAATtgaagtcaagaagaaaccaaggAAAAAGAAGGACGATAATGAGACTCCTTTAACCCCTAAGGATACTCCTAAGGAGGAGGAGACTGATGATAGCCAGGttaatggtgatggtaaAGATAAAAATAGAAAAACCATTTCTAGTTATTGGAGTATCACAGAGGCCAGTGAGTTTCCGGTGTTATTAAAAGAGCATGGAACTAAGTGGACTACAATAGCAGACAAGCTTTCTACCAAGACTGCAACAATGGTGAGAAATtattttcaaagaaatgCCGAAAAGTACAGATTGCTTGAGGTTGCCCAAGAAGCAGAtaaaaaacttgaagagaaattCGCAGCCGTTCTCTCCAAACCAGAAACTGATGAAACTGTTAACGTGACGGTTAAACAAGAACTTGCGTTTCCAATTCAGCCCCATCAATTAATTGCTCCTCGCACCCAGATACCTCCTCAACCTCAAATGTTACCACTGGCCTCGCAAGTTTACCAAACCCCACCTCAAATCCAGATGCAACCTTTTAATAAGCCTTCTATTGGTGCTTTAATCACACACGAAGCACATCCAGATGTCCACAAGCCGTCGATTATgagtttgttgaattcCGATAGCCCAGTCACGAACGAGTCCTCACAAAAAACGCCGACCACTGACATTCCCATAGCACCTGAGTTGATCGATGCTCAACCCAAAAGGAATAATATTAACACCTTGCTTAACTCGCCTTCAAGCTCATCCCAGCTCGATGAATCCAATAGAGGGGAGTATTCCAAGATGCCGAAACTCAGTACCATCTTGGCTGATTCTAGTAATGATAATAACTAA
- a CDS encoding xylulokinase (BUSCO:EOG09261HZD; EggNog:ENOG503NUTT; COG:G): MSHTYSDSKELYLGFDLSTQQLKIIVTNESLQVVKLYSVELDHFKDVYHVHKGVVSDETTGEIVSPVAMWLDAIDYVFAEMKADSFPFELVKGISGSAQQHGSVYWSQRASELLASLKPSTLLSEQLVDAFSYPMSPNWQDHSTGHELELFEQVAGGADELAKITGSRAHYRFTGLQIRKIATRKDPKIYASTSRISLVSSFVTSVLLGKIVNIEEADGCGMNLYNLNTNDYNDELLSLAAGVHPKVDKCSEEVTQAGIAELRRKLGPINPITYKADGVISSYFTEKYGFNSNCKIYSFTGDNLATIISLPLNPNDILVSLGTSTTVLLITKNYNPSSQYHLFKHPTIPEHYMGMICYCNGSLARERIRDAINDKYGVPDKKSWDKFNELLDGSKSFNNKLGVYFPLGEIVPNASAQFKRCLLNNNDQIIDASESNWTVDDDASSIVESQTLSCRLRTGPMLANSGDSESSTPTPLENHLHDIYKRTYEKFGDLYTDGKKQNYNSLTARPNNIFYVGGASNNTSIIRKMGSILGANNKNYKVEIPNACALGGAFKASWSLFCENKSELVDFNEYLNGKFNFNELEPFDVENSWEDYFTGAAMLAKMEDGLKHV, from the coding sequence ATGTCTCATACTTACAGTGATTCCAAGGAATTGTACTTGGGGTTCGATTTGTCCACTCAGCAGTTGAAAATTATTGTCACCAATGAAAGCTTACAAGTGGTGAAGTTGTACAGTGTTGAATTAGATCATTTCAAAGACGTGTACCATGTGCACAAGGGAGTGGTTTCTGACGAGACGACGGGTGAGATCGTGTCTCCCGTGGCGATGTGGTTGGATGCCATTGACTACGTATTTGCTGAAATGAAGGCAGATAGCTTTCCTTTTGAATTGGTCAAAGGTATCAGCGGGTCTGCTCAGCAGCATGGATCGGTGTACTGGTCCCAAAGAGCATCGGAATTATTGGCCAGTTTGAAGCCTTCTACTTTGTTATCTGagcaacttgttgatgcGTTCTCGTACCCAATGTCTCCTAATTGGCAGGACCATTCCACCGGCCATGAGCTCGAATTGTTCGAACAGGTGGCCGGAGGGGCGGAtgagttggccaagatcACTGGTTCAAGAGCCCATTACCGGTTTACAGGTTTACAAATTAGAAAGATCGCTACTAGAAAGGATCCTAAAATTTACGCCAGTACTTCCCGAATCTCGTtggtttcaagttttgTCACCAGCGTGTTGTTGGGAAAGATTGTTAATATCGAAGAGGCAGATGGCTGTGGAATGAACTTGTACAATCTCAATACCAATGACTATAACGATGAGCTTTTGAGTTTAGCTGCAGGTGTCCACCCCAAAGTTGACAAGTGTTCTGAAGAAGTAACCCAGGCTGGAATAGCTGAATTGCGCAGAAAATTGGGCCCGATAAACCCTATAACCTACAAAGCCGATGGTGTGATTTCTTCGTATTTCACGGAAAAGTATGGCTTCAACTCAAATTGTAAGATCTACTCCTTCACTGGTGACAACTTAGCCACCATTATCTCATTGCCTTTGAATCCGAATGATATTTTAGTGTCCTTGGGCACATCAACCACGGTTTTgttgatcaccaagaactaTAATCCTTCTTCGCAGTACCATTTATTCAAGCACCCTACTATTCCAGAGCACTACATGGGTATGATTTGTTATTGTAATGGGTCTTTAGCAAGGGAAAGAATCAGAGACGCAATCAACGATAAGTACGGAGTACCGGATAAGAAATCATGGGATAAGTTTAATGAGCTTTTAGATGGGTCCAAGTCGTTCAATAACAAATTGGGTGTTTACTTCCCATTGGGAGAAATTGTCCCTAATGCGTCTGCTCAGTTCAAGCGAtgcttgttgaacaacaacgaccaaatcattgatgCAAGTGAATCGAACTGGactgttgatgatgatgccAGTTCTATTGTTGAATCCCAAACCTTAAGTTGCAGGTTGAGAACTGGGCCTatgttggccaactcgGGAGATAGTGAAAGTTCCACCCCAACTCCCTTGGAGAACCACCTACACGACATCTACAAAAGGACTTACGAAAAGTTTGGTGACTTGTACACCGATGGAAAGAAGCAGAATTATAACTCACTTACAGCCCGTCCCAATAATATCTTTTATGTTGGAGGTGCGTCTAATAACACTTCGATTATTAGGAAAATGGGAAGTATTCTTGGTGCTAACAACAAGAACTATAAGGTCGAAATTCCCAACGCTTGTGCATTAGGAGGAGCGTTTAAGGCTAGCTGGAGTTTGTTCTGTGAAAATAAGAGTGAATTAGTAGACTTTAATGAGTATTTGAACGGCAAGTTTAACTTCAACGAATTGGAGCCATTTGACGTGGAAAACTCCTGGGAAGATTATTTTACCGGAGCGGCTATGTTGGCAAAAATGGAAGATGGTTTGAAACATGTATAG
- a CDS encoding uncharacterized protein (COG:S; EggNog:ENOG503NUC8), giving the protein MLRFIRSKSISSISKQLVTGEVPITKALLENSLENQDFHELKSILKANSKLLTTPVKNELCNLIPNDFSIYYLLKDHVFTNEQLANLIKHNPERVDTSWELFHRHGNGHNDSVSQELITKLIREPSTGDWAKVLYLYHQLSNPGSVREVVFNKLTEASPQLLPYFDFPASFLTEKIKNLDGILFFIVFSQLLGTNVELEYYPKAIDNFIELEENPEFVQSYKRLAKTDISFQDHSLKDIVDYIETNKLDTDQRPESLLIRLKLMELYGMEFKDFETLLKKFHHYQAHADFGVEFIQNIISQAYCLKAFEEKNKDIFPIVDALLLENIPIKLLQSMILSSSVLGTERPLEIYNKYIQEVSAKPNEYTGRSPFGLLNESIILAFLYNNDRDFAHIIFDKVSMSGKLSESEVAIIKKVFKVYGDAFEEEDRWESAQPKLHSYIAGVIRDL; this is encoded by the coding sequence ATGTTAAGGTTCATTCGGTCAAAGTCCATTTCATCTATCAGCAAGCAGTTGGTGACCGGTGAAGTCCCAATAACCAAGGCCCTTCTAGAAAACTCTCTAGAGAACCAAGATTTCCATGAGTTGAAGAGCATTTTGAAGGCAAACTCAAAACTATTGACTACTCCAGTCAAAAACGAGTTGTGTAATTTGATACCCAATGATTTTTCCATCTATtatttgttgaaggatcATGTATTCACAAATGAGCAACTAGCTAATCTCATAAAACATAACCCAGAAAGAGTCGACACATCGTGGGAATTGTTCCACCGTCATGGTAATGGTCACAATGACCTGGTGAGCCAGGAGCTCATTACAAAACTTATTCGGGAGCCATCAACCGGAGACTGGGCCAAGGTGCTTTATCTCTATCACCAGTTATCCAATCCAGGCTCTGTTCGAGAGGTagttttcaacaagttgacaGAAGCCAGTCCCCAGCTTTTACCATACTTTGACTTCCCAGCATCATTTCTCACTgagaaaatcaagaacCTCGATGGTATCCTATTCTTCATAGTTTTCAGTCAACTCTTAGGAACCAACGTAGAGTTGGAATACTATCCAAAAGCCATCGATAATTTCatagaacttgaagaaaatccAGAATTCGTTCAAAGTTATAAAAGGTTGGCCAAAACAGACATCTCTTTCCAGGATCACAGTTTGAAAGATATAGTGGATTACATCGAGACTAATAAGTTAGACACCGACCAGAGACCAGAGTCTTTATTGATAAGGCTCAAGCTCATGGAACTATATGGAATGGAGTTCAAGGACTTTGAGacacttttgaagaagtttcaCCATTACCAAGCGCACGCTGATTTCGGGGTCGAATTCATTCAAAACATTATCAGCCAAGCCTACTGCTTGAAAGcgtttgaagagaagaacaagGATATTTTTCCTATTGTTGATGCTTTACTTTTGGAGAATATTCCTATCAAGCTTCTCCAGTCGATGATTTTGAGTTCCTCGGTGTTGGGTACAGAAAGACCACTTGAAATCTATAATAAGTATATTCAAGAGGTAAGTGCAAAGCCAAATGAGTATACGGGACGTTCGCCATTTGGACTACTCAATGAGCTGATCATTTTGGCCTTTTTATACAACAACGACAGAGACTTTGCGCACATAATCTTTGATAAGGTGAGTATGTCAGGCAAGCTTCTGGAGTCGGAAGTGGCCATAATCAAGAAAGTATTCAAAGTTTATGGCGATGCATtcgaggaagaagacaGGTGGGAAAGTGCTCAGCCTAAGTTACATCTGTATATAGCCGGAGTGATCAGGGATTTGTAA
- the LYS1_2 gene encoding Saccharopine dehydrogenase (COG:E; EggNog:ENOG503NWDX; BUSCO:EOG09262XGK), with protein sequence MTVQIHLRAETKPLEARAALTPSTTKALIDAGFKVYVEESDQSTFDSAEYSAVGAEIVPKASWKTAPKDRIILGLKELPEDETFPLVHEHIQFAHCYKNQGGWEDVLGRFPAGNGTLYDLEFLENDQGRRVAAFGFYAGFAGAAVGVLDWALKQLNPTEELSNLSPYPNEDELVTVVKKQLDAAVAKTGSYPQCLVIGALGRCGSGAISLFQKAGIPDSKILKWDMAETAKGGPFKEIIESDIFVNCIYLSTPIPAFVTPTTLNDENRKLRTIVDVSADTTNPHNPIPVYTIATTFKEPTVDVPTSKGPKLSVCSIDHLPSLLPREASESFTKDLLPSLLDLPNRDKAPVWVRAKTLFDKHVATLKEKK encoded by the coding sequence ATGACTGTGCAAATCCACTTAAGAGCTGAAACCAAACCTTTGGAAGCCAGAGCCGCCTTAACTccttccaccaccaaggcCTTGATCGATGCCGGCTTCAAGGTCTACGTCGAAGAAAGTGATCAATCTACCTTTGACTCTGCTGAGTACTCAGCCGTGGGAGCTGAAATCGTTCCAAAGGCCTCTTGGAAAACCGCCCCAAAAGACAGAATAATCTTGGGCTTAAAAGAGTTGCCAGAAGACGAAACCTTCCCCTTGGTGCACGAACACATTCAATTTGCTCACTGCTACAAGAACCAAGGTGGTTGGGAAGATGTATTGGGAAGATTCCCAGCTGGTAATGGTACCTTGTACGACTTGgaatttttggaaaacgaTCAAGGAAGAAGGGTCGCTGCCTTTGGTTTCTACGCGGGTTTTGCCGGTGCTGCTGTTGGTGTTTTGGACTGGGCTTTGAAACAATTAAACCCAACTGAAGAGTTATCCAACCTCTCTCCATACCCTAACGAGGACGAGTTGGTGACTGTGGTCAAGAAACAATTGGACGCTGCTGTTGCCAAAACTGGTTCATACCCACAGTGTTTGGTGATTGGAGCTTTGGGTAGATGTGGATCAGGTGCCATTTCCTTGTTCCAAAAGGCTGGTATTCCTgactccaagatcttgaaatGGGATATGGCTGAAACTGCCAAAGGAGGCCCATTTAAGGAAATCATTGAATCAGACATCTTTGTTAACTGTATTTATTTGTCTACACCTATTCCAGCATTTGTGACTCCAACCACCTTGAATGATGAAAATAGAAAGTTGAGAACAATTGTCGATGTGTCTGCTGATACCACCAACCCACACAACCCAATACCTGTGTATACGATTGCAACCACCTTCAAAGAACCAACTGTGGATgttccaacttcaaaaggACCAAAGTTGTCTGTGTGCTCCATTGATCACTTACCATCCTTGTTACCTAGAGAAGCGTCTGAAAGTTTcaccaaggacttgttgCCCTCCTTGTTAGACTTGCCAAACAGAGACAAGGCTCCAGTTTGGGTGAGAGCTAAAACTTTGTTCGACAAGCATGTTGCTACATTGAAGGAGAAAAAGTAA
- the MAK11 gene encoding Protein mak11 (COG:S; EggNog:ENOG503NZ64): MGKTTPATQGATKQESQASDITTTTTKNYTTQFRILVGSYEHNLLCLSLMLTEAQPVFQPVFHFEAHSLSIKSIDVAKRYLVTGSNDEHIRIYDLQKRKELGTLLSHQGTVTTLRFSDEHSASEIQESSEKSGKWLLSGSEDGKIIIWRTKDWEIFGTLKGHQDRINDLDIHPTGRVAISVSKDNTIRLWNLMTCKKAAILKVKGRDSLGQECQFVRWTKSGNHFIVGLMNKIFVYEAKDAKIHKQFGFKTTLMCMDVVTFEGAEWLVTGHSNGVLEFYDSKILVETEEEPRPVFSLRGHTNRIKDFSLYKVGTVPFLVSVSSDGKIVVWDLSESVRDQIAVYDTGERLNCVAVCPEAIEKAESMKRRYDPNEINDYSESEYETDGEEMRKVFNKASKKKRSKSSKSKVSITRE, encoded by the coding sequence ATGGGAAAAACCACACCAGCCACCCAAGGGGCCACCAAGCAGGAGTCCCAGGCATCTGATATcactaccaccaccaccaagaactaCACTACCCAGTTCAGAATTTTAGTGGGCTCGTATGAACATAATCTTTTGTGTTTATCGTTGATGCTAACTGAAGCACAACCAGTATTTCAACCAGTTTTCCATTTTGAAGCACACTCCTTGTCGATCAAGAGCATCGATGTTGCTAAGAGATACTTGGTGACCGGGTCTAATGACGAACACATCAGAATATACGATTTGcagaagagaaaagaaTTGGGTACTTTGCTCAGTCACCAAGGAACTGTCACCACCTTGAGATTCTCTGATGAGCATAGTGCCTCTGAGATTCAAGAGTCTTCTGAAAAGTCTGGAAAGTGGTTACTTTCAGGGTCTGAAGACGGGAAAATCATAATATGGCGTACCAAAGATTGGGAGATTTTTGGTACTTTGAAAGGACATCAAGACAGaatcaatgacttggataTTCATCCTACTGGAAGAGTGGCCATTTCTGTATCCAAAGACAATACAATTCGGTTGTGGAATTTAATGACATGCAAGAAAGCAGCAATTTTGAAGGTCAAAGGTCGAGACAGTCTTGGTCAAGAATGTCAGTTTGTAAGATGGACCAAGTCTGGTAACCATTTTATTGTCGGATTGATGAACAAGATATTTGTGTATGAGGCTAAAGATGCCAagatccacaaacagtTTGGTTTTAAGACCACGTTAATGTGCATGGACGTTGTGACGTTTGAAGGTGCTGAATGGCTTGTCACTGGACACAGCAatggagtacttgaatttTACGACCTGAAAATCTTGgttgaaactgaagaagaacccagACCTGTTTTCTCCTTGAGAGGTCACACCAACCGTATTAAGGACTTCTCTCTCTACAAGGTTGGAACCGTTCCATTTTTAGTGTCCGTATCTTCTGACGGTAAAATTGTTGTTTGGGACCTCTCTGAGTCTGTAAGAGACCAAATAGCCGTGTACGATACCGGTGAAAGACTCAATTGTGTTGCTGTATGCCCAGAGGCCATCGAAAAGGCCGAATCTATGAAAAGACGTTACGATCCAAACGAAATCAACGACTACAGTGAGAGTGAATATGAAACtgatggagaagaaatgaGAAAGGTATTCAACAAAGCATCtaaaaagaaaagaagtaAAAGTAGCAAGTCCAAAGTGTCTATTACTAGAGAATAG
- the cut9 gene encoding anaphase-promoting complex subunit Cut9 (BUSCO:EOG09260S5R; COG:D,O; EggNog:ENOG503NU9B): MPQPQKTPSQHNSTLYISPLVNNRQNEVFVTPPNPAAKIFGSPGSENTTSFFNVDRNVTNNGNQSKDSQPLSQAEKLRLWRHDALMQHQYKTAEFIGDKVLALTSDPNDAFWLAQVYFSSGNYLRAKSLLMSKPEFEKSVSCRYLAAFCLIKLELWDDALDLIGESNPFRRDEQYQIRNSDGGIKLESSMCYLRGLIFANQNNFDKAKEAYKEAVFVDVKCFEAFNELITNNLMTPSEEWEFITQLNYSDADNNDELVKLLYSSRLSKYFNVHKFDEAETILKQDYDLGDNTDILLARADYLYVQCNFDECLSVCERVLSKDQYNFSILPNYLSCLHELGGKNKLFLKAHQLAESHPTDAMTWLAIGVYYLSINKIIEARRFFSKATLLNPNFGQAWIGFAHTFAAEGEHEQAISAYAFAARLFPGTHLPNLFLGMQHLLMDNLNLAEEYLSTSYQICNTDPLLLNELGVIHFHKNDLVRAEAFFKEALTASKNLNSDSQTWICLHANLGHVYRKANELHRALECYNQVLRISDKNDTNLLASIGLVYLKLGNHLKSISFLHDALAISPSDPVATDLLKRALSSNQHYSKPFFDSASNKIRTMRANSISTTSPSMEPQKNDDLEDVGDIARSLKMGEVSSDEDEEVMDIESD, from the coding sequence ATGCCCCAGCCACAGAAGACCCCGTCTCAACACAACTCTACGTTATACATATCACCACTCGTGAACAACCGCCAAAATGAAGTGTTTGTGACTCCCCCCAACCCGGCagccaagatctttggcAGTCCGGGGTCTGAGAACACGACTCTGTTCTTTAATGTCGACAGGAACGTCACTAATAACGGGAATCAACTGAAAGACCTGCAACCACTCTCTCAGGCAGAGAAGTTAAGACTTTGGAGACACGACGCGTTGATGCAACACCAGTACAAAACCGCTGAATTCATTGGCGACAAGGTGTTAGCATTGACCAGCGACCCTAATGATGCTTTTTGGTTGGCACAGGTGTATTTCAGTAGTGGCAATTATCTAAGGGCTAAGTCACTTTTAATGTCCAAGCCTGAATTCGAGAAGTCAGTTAGTTGTCGATATTTGGCAGCCTTTTGCTTGATAAAATTGGAGCTCTGGGATGACGCGTTGGACTTGATTGGAGAGTCCAATCCTTTCCGCAGAGATGAGCAGTACCAGATACGAAACTCGGATGGaggaatcaagttggaatcaTCGATGTGCTATCTTAGAGGCTTGATATTCGCCAACCAAAACAACTTCGATAAAGCCAAGGAAGCATATAAAGAGGcagtttttgtggatgtcaAGTGCTTTGAAGCATTTAATGAGTTGATCACGAACAATTTGATGACCCCCAGTGAGGAATGGGAGTTCATCACTCAGTTAAACTACAGCGATGCCGACAACAATGACGAGTTGGTTAAGCTTCTATACTCGTCTCGGTTGAGTAAATATTTTAACGTACATAAGTTCGACGAAGCTGAAACAATTTTGAAGCAAGACTATGATTTGGGAGACAACACGGATATCTTGTTGGCCAGAGCAGACTACTTGTATGTTCAGTGTAACTTTGATGAGTGTCTTAGTGTGTGTGAAAGAGTTCTTAGTAAGGACCAATACAATTTCAGTATTCTCCCCAACTACCTCAGCTGCCttcatgaacttggagGTAAAAATAAACTCTTCCTCAAGGCCCACCAATTGGCCGAAAGTCATCCTACCGATGCTATGACCTGGTTGGCCATCGGAGTATACTACTTGTCTATCAATAAAATCATTGAAGCAAGAAGGTTTTTCAGTAAAGCTACCCTTTTAAATCCTAATTTTGGCCAAGCGTGGATTGGCTTTGCTCACACGTTTGCTGCTGAAGGAGAACATGAGCAAGCCATTAGTGCATATGCATTTGCAGCCAGATTATTCCCAGGCACCCATTTACCCAACCTATTTCTTGGAATGCAGCACCTTCTAATGgataacttgaacttggcagAAGAATACTTGTCTACGTCGTATCAAATTTGCAACACTGACCCGCTCCTATTGAACGAGTTGGGAGTGATTCACTTCCACAAAAATGATTTGGTCAGAGCTGAAgccttcttcaaagaagcaTTGACAGCCTCCAAGAATTTAAATTCTGATTCCCAAACCTGGATCTGCCTTCATGCCAATCTCGGCCATGTTTACCGTAAGGCCAATGAATTACACAGGGCCCTTGAGTGCTACAACCAGGTATTACGAATCAGTGACAAAAACGACACAAACCTACTTGCATCCATCGGGTTGGTATACCTCAAACTCGGAAACCACCTCAAGTCTATCTCCTTCCTCCACGATGCGTTGGCTATCTCACCTTCGGACCCAGTTGCTACTGATCTCTTGAAGAGAGCCCTATCATCCAATCAGCACTACAGTAAGCCCTTCTTTGACTCTGCCTCGAATAAGATTCGCACCATGAGGGCCAActccatctccaccaccagtcCTTCTATGGAACCACAGAAAAATGACGACTTGGAAGACGTAGGAGATATTGCCCGTagcttgaagatgggaGAGGTATCTagtgatgaggatgaagaagtaaTGGATATTGAAAGTGACTAA